The Marivirga salinae DNA window AGCAAACATTACTTTTTAACCACAAAAGATACTAAAGAAAACAATAGAGTTTTCGCTAAAGCGAAAAACTTGTTAGTAGAATATGTTTAACTTAATAGCATTAGAGGCTTTACAGAGGTGTTGATTAGCAATTCTACAACAGTACCTATCTTCTTATATAGCTGGTCTTCAAATTAAATTATCCAACAAAAACAAATTCAAACAAGCAAAGAACACAACTTGCCAAACCAATAAAACCAACGCTATCTTATTCTCCAGAGGCAATTTAATAATTGCATAAAAACTATAAATTAAAAAGGAAATAATAGCCCAGCCTACATAATTTTGGATAGGGATTTCATTGTTTTCCCAATTCCAGAAATTCAATTCCATTGCTACAGGTTCAATCATGAAATCAATTAAAACGGTGATGAAAGTTGCCAAAAGTATTTTAACAATAACATTAAGCTTAAGAGGAAAAATGATACAAGCCACACAAAAAGTGATCAAAAACCAGTTTACTCCGATAATTACCGGAACCCCACCCAATTGTGGCCCCAAAGTGGCAGGATAGATATAATCTCCAAAGATCAACCCAAAATTTACGCCTAAATATTCTGCTGAAAAGCCAATTAAATAGCAGAATAGAAATCCCCATAATAAGCTTAGAGAATATTTTTTCTGATATAAAATTAAAATCAAAAAAGATAAGGAAAGATTAAATGCCGTTTTTTCAATAAACCAATCTTTGCTTTCAGATAGAATCCCTACAATCCCAAAAAAGTAAAAAGCCGTGATAATTATTCCACCAATAAGAGGACGAGATTTTATATTTTGAATAAAGGAGACCGATTGAGTTTTAATCATTTTACCGAAGGACTTAAATCGTCAATAATCTTGGCGGATAGCAAACATAATGGAATTCCTCCACCAGGATGAACACTTCCACCTGAAAAATAGAGATTTTTTATCTTTTGATGAAAATTGGGATGACGAAGGAATGCTGAATATCGATTATTAGAACTACTTCCATACAGTGCCCCTTGATAGGAAGAAGTCTTACTTTCGATTGTTCTAGGTTCCAATATGCTTTCTGTTTTTATATGTTGACTGATACCAACTTTCAGCATTCGCTCTAATTTCTGCAATACCGACTCTTTAATTTCGGGAATTAATTTATCCCAATCCTGTCCATTATTAGCTGGCACATTCACCATTACAAACCAATTTTCCATTCCTTCTGGTGCGTCCTCAGGAGTAT harbors:
- a CDS encoding carotenoid biosynthesis protein, which encodes MIKTQSVSFIQNIKSRPLIGGIIITAFYFFGIVGILSESKDWFIEKTAFNLSLSFLILILYQKKYSLSLLWGFLFCYLIGFSAEYLGVNFGLIFGDYIYPATLGPQLGGVPVIIGVNWFLITFCVACIIFPLKLNVIVKILLATFITVLIDFMIEPVAMELNFWNWENNEIPIQNYVGWAIISFLIYSFYAIIKLPLENKIALVLLVWQVVFFACLNLFLLDNLI